From a region of the Helianthus annuus cultivar XRQ/B chromosome 5, HanXRQr2.0-SUNRISE, whole genome shotgun sequence genome:
- the LOC110942493 gene encoding cysteine-rich repeat secretory protein 1-like: MEMKSIILFLIIIQSIINGVNLAKAPTTIVGDWHVSRGGDFRSNTIQKNRDSVLDKLLLLIKNNSSYNGFYHTQSAGKPEEQVSASFFCALNVVKGLCECCLRNVVRYIRKNCPKQQEAVAWDFYPYLQCMVRYSTGRKILSVLDDWAWYRLGDDLSVKTVNLAKTMDSMINKLKVKAAGGDALRKYASDSIHYDGDEHALYVDVQCTPDLTKEDCLKCLTKGSNEIRNFTRKPLFSGRVISTNCYVRYRHTNLFNPPTEYSGGDECG, from the coding sequence ATGGAAATGAAGTCCATAATCTTATTTCTTATCATTATTCAATCAATTATCAATGGAGTCAATCTTGCCAAAGCTCCAACAACTATAGTTGGAGATTGGCATGTATCTAGAGGTGGAGATTTCAGAAGCAACACCATCCAAAAAAACCGAGATTCCGTGTTGGATAAACTCTTGTTGTTAATTAAGAATAATTCTAGCTACAATGGTTTTTACCATACCCAATCGGCCGGCAAACCTGAAGAGCAAGTTAGCGCCAGCTTCTTTTGTGCCCTTAATGTCGTAAAAGGACTTTGTGAGTGTTGTCTTAGGAACGTTGTTCGGTATATTCGAAAGAACTGCCCTAAACAACAGGAAGCTGTAGCTTGGGATTTCTACCCATATTTACAATGTATGGTGCGTTACTCTACTGGTCGCAAAATACTCTCAGTGCTGGATGATTGGGCCTGGTATCGTTTGGGGGACGATTTATCCGTCAAAACTGTTAATTTAGCAAAGACGATGGATAGTATGATAAATAAGCTAAAGGTGAAAGCGGCTGGAGGTGATGCCCTTCGGAAATATGCGTCTGACAGTATACATTATGACGGGGATGAACACGCTCTTTACGTGGATGTGCAGTGTACTCCTGACTTAACAAAGGAGGATTGTCTTAAATGTTTAACCAAGGGAAGTAATGAGATTCGTAATTTTACTAGGAAACCACTCTTTAGTGGACGGGTTATATCTACCAATTGTTATGTACGGTATAGGCATACAAATCTATTCAACCCTCCTACTGAGTATAGTGGTGGTGATGAATGCGGTTAA